The Pseudophaeobacter arcticus DSM 23566 genome includes a region encoding these proteins:
- a CDS encoding HNH endonuclease yields the protein MHKINRPACPHPAALEAKNYKHPTNKAVLQEASHGKCMYCETNIGATYPGDVEHIKPKGIAKYKHLEFAWSNLGFVCWRCNNNKSDLYDDSFPFIDPYIDEPTEHFDALCQVLFPKLGDQRAETTIEVIKLNRDDLVTARMDAIYHIKSAAESAMAATSPLLRKARLETLKKLCEPNAQYSFVCRPVVERYLEQLAE from the coding sequence ATGCACAAAATCAATAGACCTGCGTGTCCCCATCCAGCGGCGCTTGAAGCAAAAAATTACAAACATCCAACGAACAAAGCCGTGCTACAAGAAGCCTCTCATGGCAAGTGTATGTATTGCGAGACAAATATCGGTGCGACGTATCCCGGGGACGTAGAACACATCAAACCCAAAGGAATAGCGAAATATAAACATTTGGAATTTGCCTGGTCAAACTTGGGTTTTGTTTGCTGGCGCTGTAACAACAACAAATCCGACCTATACGATGACAGCTTTCCTTTTATCGACCCATATATTGACGAGCCGACTGAACATTTTGATGCATTGTGTCAAGTGCTCTTTCCAAAGTTGGGAGATCAACGAGCTGAAACCACTATTGAAGTCATCAAGCTCAATAGGGATGACCTAGTAACCGCACGGATGGATGCAATCTACCATATCAAGTCAGCCGCAGAATCGGCTATGGCGGCAACTTCCCCATTATTGCGGAAAGCTCGTCTGGAAACGTTGAAAAAACTCTGCGAGCCAAATGCGCAGTACAGTTTTGTTTGTAGGCCAGTCGTTGAACGATACTTGGAACAGTTAGCGGAGTGA